The genomic DNA ACGGGAATAAAAAAATGGCGGCCCGGAGGCCGCCTAACAACAGTCACAAGTTGGGTCAATACAATACGTCTAAAGTTGAGGGTTGCAGTGGCATAACAAATGAAACTTAACCTTTCACACCGCCCGCCGTCAGGCCATTCACCAGCCAGCGCTGCGCCAGCAGGAACACGACGGTGATAGGGATGGCGGAGAGTACAGCCGCCGCCGCAAAGTCGCCCCACAAATAGTTCTGCGGATTGAGGTATTGCTGCATACCGACGGCCAGCGTATAGCTGTTGACATCACGCAGTAACAGGGAAGCGACCGGCACTTCGGTGATGGCTGCGATAAACGACAGGATAAAGACCACCGCCAGGATCGGCACCGACAGCGGCAGAAGCACCAGACGGAATGCCTGCCACGGGGTCGCGCCATCCAGCGCCGCCGCTTCTTCCAGCGAGCCGTCGATGGTTTCGAAATACCCTTTGATGGTCCACACATGCAGCGCGATACCGCCAAGATAGGCGAAGATGACGCCACCGTGGGTGTTCAGGCCGATAAACGGCACATACTGGCCCAGTCGGTCAAACAAGGCATACAACGCCACCAGTGACAGTACTGCCGGGAACATCTGGAAAATCAGCATCCCTTTCAGCAGCGTGGCTTTACCCGGGAAACGCATACGGGCAAAGGCGTAAGCACAGGTCGTGGAGAGTGCGACAATTCCAATCGCGGTAATCCCGGCAATTTTCACCGAGTTCCACAGCCATAACAGCACCGGGAACGGCGGTGGCGTGACGCGGCCATCCGCGTGTTCAACGCTGAAGCCCAGCGCTAACTTCCAGTGCTCCCAGGAGATTTCATCCGGGATCAGGCTCCCGGTCGCGAAGTTACCGGCACGCAGGGAGATGGCGATGACCATCAGCAGCGGGAACATGATTGCCGCGATAAAAATCAGCAGCCCTAAATGCGTCGCGAAGAGGCGCAGTTTCTGAGATTTGGGTTGGACCATAGACATATTCTGTGCCCTCCTTAGTCAAATTTCATGCGTGTTGCTTTCAGGTTCACAATCGCCAGAGCGCCAACCAGCAGGAAGATCAGGGTGGCAATCGCTGCCGCCAGACCGAAGTCCTGACCGCCGCCGCCTTCGAAGGCGATACGGTAGGTGTAGCTGACGAGCAGGTCGGTATAGCCTGCCGGCGTGGTGGTGCCAAGACGGTCAGGCCCACCGTTGGTCAACAGCTGAATCAGCACGAAGTTGTTAAAGTTGAAGGCAAAGCTGGCAATCATCAGCGGCGTCAGCGGCTTAATGAGCAGCGGCAGCGTAATCTTAAAGAAATTCTGGAACGGACCCGCGCCATCCATTGCCGAGGCTTCGTACAAATCGTCCGGAATTGCCTTCAGCAGGCCCATGCACAGGATCATCATGTACGGATAACCGAGCCAGGTGTTCACGATGATAATCATCGAGCGGGCGGTGATCGGGTCGCTGAACCAGGCCGGTTTGATGCCGAACAGCGCGCTCAGCATCATGTTGATTTCACCGAAGCTCTGGTTAAACAGCCCTTTGAAAATCAGAATCGAGATAAACGACGGGACGGCATACGGCAGAATAAGCAGCACGCGGTAAATGGCTTTCCCTTTCAGAGATTCCCACTGCACCAGACACGCCAGCACCATGCCCACGGCAACGGTCAGGATCACCGTCAGTATGGAGAACACCACGGTCCAGACAAAGATGGCGAAGAACGGTTTCTGGATCCCTTCATCGGTGAAGACGCGGGTGAAGTTGTCCCAGCCTATCGTCACGGTGTAGCCCGGGCTGAGCTTGTCATCACCCCATTTGCCATCAGCCGTAATGGACTGGTAGAAACCAATGTCGTTGTTTGGACGGTACTTCACGCCGCTCTGGTTGTTGGTCAGCGTGCCGTCGTCCGCCAGCGTATAGAGCGGTTGTGTCCCGGAGAACTGGCGCAGTGAACTCATGGTCACTTTGCTTTCGTCCGGCAGTTGGGCGGTAAGCTGCGTCAGCGCCTGACGGTTCTGCGTAATGATGCGCAGGTTAGCGCGTTCGCCTTCCGGCAGGGCCGCAGCCTCTTTTAAGGCCAGCTTCTGCTCGCCGCCAAATTTGAAAGCGTCAGAGACATAATTTTTGCCGGTTTCTTCGTCAGTGAGTGCTAACTTCCACTCGCTGCCCGCAGGATACAGGCCGAAGTTAAAGGTTTTGCCCGCCTGATAAGAGCGGTCCATCAGCACCTGTTGGGCGCGTTCCTGCGCAAGCTGGTTGGTGCTGCTGTAGTTGGTGAACGCGATAGCAATGGTACAAATCAGCGGGAACAGGACAAACAGACCCATCCCGGCCACGCCCGGGTAAACATATCGCCAGGCATAGGCTTTACGGTTGGCGAAAATATACAGGCCAGCAGAGCTTAAAATCAGCGTCATGATGGCGAACAGATATTCCCCTTGTACGTACATTAAAACAACAAGGTAACCCACCAGCAGACACAGCAGACCCATTACAGACCACTTCAGGGCAGAGCTTTGCCACCAGTGTTTCTTTTTAATGACATCCATGGGGTTCTTCCTCTACAACACATTTTGTTCTCCCTCTCTCCGCAGGGGAGAGAGGGGATAAAAGCCTTACTTCGTGATACGACCCTGAGCATCTTTCAGCGCAGCATCAACCGTCTGACGACCGCTTGCTGCGTTGATGACGGCGGTACGGGTGGCGTACCAGAACGCTGCCATTTGTGGGATGTTCGGCATGATTTCGCCTTTCTGGGCGTTATCCATGGTTGCCGCGATACGTGGGTCTTTCGCCAGCTGATCCTGGAAGGATTTCAGCGCAACCGCGCCCAGCGGTTTGTCCTTGTTCACTTCATCCAGACCCTGATCGGTCAGCAGGTAGTTTTCCAGGAAC from Enterobacter ludwigii includes the following:
- the malG gene encoding maltose ABC transporter permease MalG; translated protein: MSMVQPKSQKLRLFATHLGLLIFIAAIMFPLLMVIAISLRAGNFATGSLIPDEISWEHWKLALGFSVEHADGRVTPPPFPVLLWLWNSVKIAGITAIGIVALSTTCAYAFARMRFPGKATLLKGMLIFQMFPAVLSLVALYALFDRLGQYVPFIGLNTHGGVIFAYLGGIALHVWTIKGYFETIDGSLEEAAALDGATPWQAFRLVLLPLSVPILAVVFILSFIAAITEVPVASLLLRDVNSYTLAVGMQQYLNPQNYLWGDFAAAAVLSAIPITVVFLLAQRWLVNGLTAGGVKG
- the malF gene encoding maltose ABC transporter permease MalF, with the translated sequence MDVIKKKHWWQSSALKWSVMGLLCLLVGYLVVLMYVQGEYLFAIMTLILSSAGLYIFANRKAYAWRYVYPGVAGMGLFVLFPLICTIAIAFTNYSSTNQLAQERAQQVLMDRSYQAGKTFNFGLYPAGSEWKLALTDEETGKNYVSDAFKFGGEQKLALKEAAALPEGERANLRIITQNRQALTQLTAQLPDESKVTMSSLRQFSGTQPLYTLADDGTLTNNQSGVKYRPNNDIGFYQSITADGKWGDDKLSPGYTVTIGWDNFTRVFTDEGIQKPFFAIFVWTVVFSILTVILTVAVGMVLACLVQWESLKGKAIYRVLLILPYAVPSFISILIFKGLFNQSFGEINMMLSALFGIKPAWFSDPITARSMIIIVNTWLGYPYMMILCMGLLKAIPDDLYEASAMDGAGPFQNFFKITLPLLIKPLTPLMIASFAFNFNNFVLIQLLTNGGPDRLGTTTPAGYTDLLVSYTYRIAFEGGGGQDFGLAAAIATLIFLLVGALAIVNLKATRMKFD